One Corallococcus silvisoli DNA window includes the following coding sequences:
- a CDS encoding methyl-accepting chemotaxis protein: MKPSAALPVSFLRGLGLAPKFVLVTAVISASVALILTSIATRQLEANLEDRHASEGEAVALSLAIAAEQGVSAGMGSLQPLLEAFRERDDLAYIFILDPTGYVLVHSFKGPFPEALKVATEAQAAPGRDRTRVIPEVRLSRGGKTLVALDVAAAVAEGRLGTVHVGMAREYIDAKVGALRWNMLLFALLLEVAGVVLAALFGRSIVRPLAELTSVAGHIVSSGDLTRPIQVRGTDEVGRLSHSFSQMVGKLREVTLNLQHAASALTQSTDHLNASSTEQAQTISRQAAALQETQVTAQEIKQTSTLAAQKAESVLNVAERADLLAKAGEASIEQTMAGLNDIRAQVGEIAEKILELGERTRQIGGITQTVKDLADQSNMLALNAAIEAVRSGEHGKGFSVVAREIRALADQSIQATTRVRELLDDIANSVTAAVRITERGAERMEAGLAQVRDSGQNLRELSSIVQDNAAAVRQIAAAVNQQNVGINQITLAVNDLSRMMDDTVARIGSTGEAATTLQIISEQLSSAVGAYKVEAKKE; encoded by the coding sequence TTGAAGCCGTCCGCCGCGCTCCCCGTCTCGTTCCTGCGTGGGCTTGGGCTCGCGCCGAAGTTCGTGCTCGTCACGGCGGTCATCAGCGCCTCCGTGGCCCTCATCCTCACCAGCATCGCCACCCGGCAGCTGGAGGCGAACCTGGAGGACCGCCACGCGAGCGAGGGCGAGGCCGTGGCGCTGAGCCTGGCCATCGCGGCGGAGCAGGGCGTGTCCGCGGGCATGGGGTCGCTCCAGCCGCTGCTGGAGGCGTTCCGCGAGCGCGACGACCTGGCCTACATCTTCATCCTGGACCCCACCGGCTACGTGCTGGTGCACTCCTTCAAGGGCCCCTTCCCGGAGGCGCTGAAGGTCGCCACGGAGGCGCAGGCCGCGCCGGGCCGCGACCGGACCCGCGTCATCCCGGAGGTGCGGCTGTCGCGCGGGGGCAAGACGCTGGTCGCCCTGGACGTCGCGGCGGCCGTGGCGGAGGGGCGCCTGGGCACCGTGCACGTGGGCATGGCGCGCGAGTACATCGACGCGAAGGTGGGGGCGCTGCGCTGGAACATGCTGCTGTTCGCGCTGCTGCTGGAGGTGGCGGGCGTGGTGCTGGCGGCGCTGTTCGGCAGGAGCATCGTGCGGCCGCTGGCGGAGCTCACGTCGGTGGCGGGCCACATCGTGTCGTCCGGCGACCTCACCCGCCCCATCCAGGTGCGCGGCACCGACGAGGTGGGGCGGCTGTCCCACTCCTTCTCGCAGATGGTGGGCAAGCTGCGCGAGGTGACGCTCAACCTCCAGCACGCCGCCTCCGCGCTCACCCAGTCCACGGACCACCTCAACGCGTCCTCCACGGAGCAGGCGCAGACCATCTCCCGCCAGGCCGCCGCGCTCCAGGAGACGCAGGTGACGGCGCAGGAGATAAAGCAGACCTCCACGCTGGCCGCGCAGAAGGCGGAGAGCGTGCTCAACGTCGCCGAGCGCGCGGACCTCCTGGCCAAGGCGGGCGAGGCCTCCATCGAGCAGACGATGGCGGGCCTCAACGACATCCGCGCGCAGGTGGGGGAGATCGCGGAGAAGATCCTCGAGCTGGGCGAGCGCACCCGTCAGATTGGCGGCATCACCCAGACGGTGAAGGACCTGGCGGACCAGTCCAACATGCTCGCGCTCAACGCGGCCATCGAAGCGGTGCGCTCCGGTGAGCACGGCAAGGGCTTCAGCGTGGTGGCGCGTGAAATCCGCGCCCTGGCGGACCAGTCCATCCAGGCGACCACGCGGGTGCGGGAGCTGCTGGACGACATCGCGAACTCCGTCACCGCCGCGGTGCGCATCACCGAGCGCGGCGCGGAGCGCATGGAGGCGGGCCTGGCGCAGGTGCGCGACAGCGGGCAGAACCTGCGCGAGCTGTCCTCCATCGTCCAGGACAACGCCGCCGCCGTCCGGCAGATCGCCGCCGCGGTGAACCAGCAGAACGTGGGCATCAATCAAATCACCCTGGCGGTGAATGACCTGTCCCGGATGATGGACGACACCGTGGCCCGCATCGGCTCCACGGGCGAGGCGGCCACCACGCTCCAAATCATCTCCGAGCAGCTCTCCAGCGCCGTGGGCGCGTACAAGGTGGAGGCGAAGAAGGAGTAA
- a CDS encoding response regulator encodes MSLPSLLLVDDSDAILALERAILSGHYTIHTASNGREALDKVGRLHPAAVLLDLSMPEMDGDEVLQRMKADPATADIPVIIISSEKQRAEACLGLGAEAFLSKPFRADELLNRVGEALENARRRSRTGALLVLRLTVGEREFAVPLDTVKEVLLQPATRPLPTGPAYLREYVELRGHAVCVLDVALRLGVKHQVPIAERMLVVIEAEGVSLALTVDAVRDPEEFQASDIDRREKVGGAEHGLLQEGLLGMLRTGGRALPILDPKVFIARGLLRDLPALLAPVEEERSA; translated from the coding sequence GTGAGCCTGCCGTCCCTGCTGCTGGTCGATGACAGCGACGCCATCCTGGCGCTGGAGCGGGCCATCCTCTCCGGGCACTACACCATCCACACGGCCAGCAACGGCCGTGAGGCGCTGGACAAGGTGGGGCGGCTGCACCCGGCGGCGGTGCTGTTGGACCTGTCCATGCCGGAGATGGACGGGGACGAGGTGCTCCAGCGGATGAAGGCGGATCCCGCCACGGCGGACATCCCGGTGATCATCATCTCGTCGGAGAAGCAGCGGGCGGAGGCGTGCCTGGGGCTGGGCGCGGAGGCGTTCCTGTCCAAGCCCTTCCGCGCGGACGAGCTGCTCAACCGCGTGGGCGAGGCGCTGGAGAACGCCCGGCGCCGCTCGCGCACGGGCGCCCTGCTGGTGCTGCGGCTGACCGTGGGCGAGCGCGAGTTCGCCGTTCCCCTGGACACGGTGAAGGAGGTCCTCCTGCAGCCCGCGACGCGGCCGCTGCCCACCGGCCCCGCGTACCTGCGCGAGTACGTGGAGCTGCGGGGCCATGCGGTGTGCGTGCTGGACGTGGCGCTGCGGCTGGGCGTGAAGCACCAGGTGCCCATCGCGGAGCGGATGCTGGTGGTCATCGAGGCGGAGGGCGTGTCGCTGGCGCTCACCGTGGACGCGGTGCGCGACCCGGAGGAGTTCCAGGCGAGCGACATCGACCGGCGGGAGAAGGTGGGCGGCGCCGAGCACGGCCTGTTGCAGGAGGGGCTGCTGGGCATGCTGCGCACGGGGGGCCGCGCGCTGCCCATCCTGGATCCGAAGGTGTTCATCGCGCGGGGACTGCTGCGCGACCTGCCCGCGCTGCTCGCGCCGGTGGAGGAAGAGCGGAGCGCATGA
- a CDS encoding hybrid sensor histidine kinase/response regulator, with protein sequence MPVDPMLQGLVAGFAVEAQEVIQKVTMDLLELEREGLENDALAKIYTRLGRHLHTLKGSAASLGLQDLGDIAHKLEDALAPLKAHTQKMPRPVVDILLHGLDLFMLRAQAHADGRGDYLPDPAAALAQLVSAAPPPEEAAVLPGGAFAQPPPAAAPAAPVESPDASGESSDAGWRVSANQVTALMREVERLREVRLRVEERSRELERVSALLAKQGLLAETAEARTLLSGTGRSLRTDGEETSDIVDALEEGLKAITTRPTRTILDPLQRMVRDLSRQLGKEARLSVVGAEVSLDRRLLEKLQGALVHLLRNAVDHGLELPAEREKAGKHHEGALTLRVEQQGNLLYLEASDDGRGIDLAQVRKVAEKRGLVTADEVARLNDNQVRDLIFSAGFSTRSDVTDTSGRGVGLDAVRDTVESLQGRIEVASTRGQGTRFVLTLPVDLGSSPVLMVRALEQFVGLPMLAVESTQLARADSLRVGRRRAHMEYQGQLLPVVDLGARLGLRASAPPSEGQPLLIVQSGGKRVALGVDAVVGDRDLVIRPLPSEVRDVAAWQGAATLSRGELLLILRPDWVVSDSEKVTVSAASRRALVVDDSLTARALHRAMLEAGGFQVHLAASGARALERLQADTYDVVICDLDMEEMDGIELIARLRERKDTRTLPVILVSAHDSASARERGLASGADGFLSKRECAAGRLLAEVLDVMSRRGSRA encoded by the coding sequence ATGCCCGTTGATCCGATGCTGCAGGGGCTGGTGGCGGGCTTCGCCGTCGAGGCCCAGGAGGTCATCCAGAAGGTCACCATGGACCTGCTGGAGCTGGAGCGCGAGGGCCTGGAGAACGACGCGCTCGCGAAGATCTACACCCGGCTGGGCCGGCACCTGCACACGCTGAAGGGCAGCGCCGCGTCGCTGGGCCTCCAGGACCTGGGCGACATCGCCCACAAGCTGGAGGACGCGCTGGCGCCGCTCAAGGCGCACACGCAGAAGATGCCGCGCCCGGTGGTGGACATCCTGCTGCACGGGCTGGACCTGTTCATGCTGCGCGCGCAGGCCCACGCGGACGGACGCGGGGACTACCTGCCGGACCCCGCCGCCGCGCTGGCGCAGCTGGTCTCCGCCGCGCCGCCGCCAGAGGAGGCCGCGGTGCTGCCCGGTGGGGCGTTCGCGCAGCCGCCGCCGGCGGCCGCGCCCGCCGCGCCCGTGGAGTCGCCGGACGCGTCCGGCGAGTCGTCGGACGCCGGGTGGCGGGTGAGCGCGAACCAGGTGACGGCGCTGATGCGCGAGGTGGAGCGCCTGCGCGAGGTGCGCCTGCGGGTGGAGGAGCGCAGCCGGGAGCTGGAGCGGGTGTCCGCGCTGCTCGCCAAGCAGGGCCTGCTGGCGGAGACGGCGGAGGCGCGCACGCTCCTGTCCGGCACGGGCCGCTCCCTGCGCACCGACGGCGAGGAGACGAGCGACATCGTGGACGCGCTGGAGGAGGGCCTCAAGGCCATCACCACGCGCCCCACGCGCACCATCCTGGACCCCCTCCAGCGCATGGTGCGCGACCTGTCGCGCCAGCTGGGCAAGGAGGCGCGGCTGTCGGTGGTGGGCGCGGAGGTGTCGCTGGACCGGCGCCTGCTGGAGAAGCTCCAGGGCGCGCTCGTGCACCTGCTGCGCAACGCCGTGGACCACGGCCTGGAGCTGCCCGCCGAGCGCGAGAAGGCCGGCAAGCACCACGAGGGCGCGCTCACGCTGCGCGTGGAGCAGCAGGGCAACCTCCTGTACCTGGAGGCGAGCGACGACGGGCGCGGCATCGACCTGGCCCAGGTGCGCAAGGTCGCGGAGAAGCGCGGGCTCGTCACCGCGGACGAGGTGGCCCGCCTCAATGACAACCAGGTGCGCGACCTCATCTTCAGCGCGGGCTTCAGCACCCGCTCGGACGTGACGGACACCTCCGGGCGCGGCGTGGGGCTGGACGCGGTGCGAGACACGGTGGAGTCGCTTCAGGGCCGCATCGAGGTGGCGAGCACGCGCGGGCAGGGCACCCGCTTCGTGCTGACCCTGCCGGTGGACCTGGGCAGCTCCCCGGTGCTGATGGTGCGCGCGCTGGAGCAGTTCGTGGGCCTGCCCATGCTGGCGGTGGAGTCCACGCAGCTGGCGCGCGCGGACTCGCTGCGCGTGGGCCGGCGCCGGGCCCACATGGAATACCAGGGGCAGCTGCTGCCGGTGGTGGACCTGGGCGCGCGGCTGGGCCTGCGGGCGTCCGCGCCTCCCTCGGAAGGGCAGCCGCTGCTCATCGTGCAGAGCGGTGGCAAGCGCGTGGCGCTGGGCGTGGACGCGGTGGTGGGGGACCGGGACCTGGTCATCCGCCCGCTGCCTTCGGAGGTGCGCGACGTGGCGGCCTGGCAGGGCGCGGCGACGCTCAGCCGGGGCGAGCTGCTGCTCATCCTCCGGCCGGACTGGGTGGTGTCGGATTCGGAGAAGGTGACGGTGTCCGCGGCCAGCCGGCGGGCGCTGGTGGTGGATGACTCGCTCACGGCGCGGGCGCTGCACCGGGCGATGCTGGAGGCGGGCGGGTTCCAGGTGCACCTGGCGGCCAGCGGGGCCCGGGCCCTGGAGCGGCTGCAGGCGGACACCTACGACGTCGTCATCTGCGACCTGGACATGGAGGAGATGGACGGCATCGAGCTCATCGCGCGGCTGCGCGAGCGCAAGGACACGCGCACGTTGCCCGTCATCCTCGTCTCCGCGCACGACAGCGCGTCCGCGCGCGAGCGGGGCCTCGCGTCCGGCGCGGACGGCTTCCTCAGCAAGCGCGAGTGCGCCGCGGGCCGTCTGCTCGCGGAGGTGCTGGACGTGATGAGCCGCCGTGGGAGCCGCGCGTGA
- a CDS encoding CheR family methyltransferase, whose protein sequence is MNAALDPKLLARAREVVADTTGFREDAIAQEAVERVLRAELARGRVHTEVLSELQQLGSPLAYTLVRAVLVGETYFFRQPEHFRFIAQEGIPSALRHGAMHLRGWSAGCATGEEAYSLAACLLGCAPAGMPVEVVGTDLHEASLEAARRGTYGAWSRRESAPALHSVYEVHNGRQVSILPEVRRVTRFAPANLLAPLPERFGQFDFILCRNVLTYFSPSARDAAITHLSRALTPGGLLFLGTVEVDRTPPGLTREGPPELQAFRKPRPEERTFAPTPPPVAAPRPVSLPRRLSAPLPTPPPVAPSPPPPPARLHLQALERIEEGNVAGATAVLELLVKQAPDYLPGLLELALLRERAGARDAAFPLMRALRTRAGLLPPDTLVDGPEALPARFYLASADAYLNLGALE, encoded by the coding sequence ATGAATGCGGCGCTCGACCCGAAGCTGCTGGCCCGTGCCCGGGAAGTGGTGGCGGACACCACCGGCTTCCGGGAGGACGCCATCGCCCAGGAGGCGGTGGAGCGCGTGCTGCGCGCGGAGCTGGCCCGGGGCCGCGTGCACACGGAGGTCCTGAGCGAGCTGCAGCAGCTGGGGTCGCCCCTGGCCTACACGCTGGTGCGCGCGGTGCTGGTGGGGGAGACGTACTTCTTCCGCCAGCCGGAGCACTTCCGCTTCATCGCGCAGGAGGGCATCCCGTCCGCGCTGCGCCACGGCGCCATGCACCTGCGCGGCTGGAGCGCGGGGTGCGCGACCGGAGAGGAGGCGTACTCGCTGGCCGCGTGCCTGCTGGGGTGCGCGCCCGCCGGGATGCCGGTGGAGGTGGTGGGCACGGACCTGCACGAGGCCAGCCTGGAGGCCGCGCGGCGCGGCACCTACGGCGCGTGGTCCCGGCGCGAGTCCGCGCCCGCGCTGCATTCCGTCTACGAGGTCCACAACGGCCGGCAGGTGTCCATCCTCCCGGAGGTGCGCCGCGTGACGCGCTTCGCGCCCGCGAACCTGCTGGCGCCGCTGCCGGAGCGCTTCGGCCAGTTCGACTTCATCCTCTGCCGCAACGTGCTCACGTACTTCTCGCCGTCCGCGCGCGACGCGGCCATCACCCACCTGTCCCGGGCGCTGACCCCCGGGGGCTTGTTGTTCCTGGGCACGGTGGAGGTGGACCGCACGCCGCCGGGGCTCACGCGCGAGGGGCCTCCGGAGCTCCAGGCCTTCCGCAAGCCCCGGCCGGAGGAGCGCACCTTCGCGCCCACGCCGCCGCCCGTGGCCGCGCCCCGCCCCGTGTCCCTGCCGCGGAGGCTGTCGGCGCCCCTGCCCACCCCGCCCCCCGTCGCGCCGTCCCCACCGCCCCCGCCCGCGCGGCTGCACCTCCAGGCGCTGGAGCGGATTGAAGAGGGCAACGTGGCCGGGGCGACGGCGGTGTTGGAGCTGCTGGTGAAGCAGGCGCCGGACTACCTGCCGGGCCTGCTGGAGCTGGCGCTGCTGCGCGAGCGCGCGGGGGCCCGGGACGCGGCCTTCCCGCTGATGCGCGCCCTGCGCACGCGCGCGGGGCTGCTGCCGCCGGACACGCTGGTGGATGGACCGGAGGCGCTGCCCGCGCGCTTCTATCTGGCGTCCGCTGACGCCTACCTGAATCTGGGGGCGCTGGAATGA
- a CDS encoding response regulator — MSTNVLLVDDSPTVRNILKIYLMNLKVSIVEAEDAQRALQLLRLVPVSVVIADINMPVMDGITFVKEVRASAQEQVKKVPVILLTAEKGEDLRRRGSEAGANAFIQKPVSHDELTKTVRQFLNGA, encoded by the coding sequence GTGAGCACCAACGTCTTGCTGGTGGACGACAGCCCGACCGTCCGCAACATCCTCAAGATCTACCTGATGAACCTCAAGGTCAGCATCGTCGAGGCGGAGGACGCGCAGCGCGCGCTGCAGCTGCTCCGGCTGGTGCCGGTGAGCGTGGTGATCGCCGACATCAACATGCCGGTGATGGATGGCATCACGTTCGTGAAGGAGGTGCGCGCGAGCGCGCAGGAGCAGGTGAAGAAGGTGCCGGTCATCCTGCTGACGGCGGAGAAGGGCGAGGACCTGCGCAGGCGCGGCTCGGAGGCGGGTGCCAACGCCTTCATCCAGAAACCGGTGTCGCACGACGAGCTGACCAAGACGGTGCGTCAGTTCCTGAACGGGGCCTGA
- the fabI gene encoding enoyl-ACP reductase FabI, with translation MLLQGKKLLITGVLTPQSLAFGVAEHAIAQGAEVILTGFGRAKSLTERSAKRLKPGTEVLELDVTNPAHFPALTEALKAKWGRVDGVLHAIAYAPEDALGGNFLHTPWESVQTAFRISAFSVKELAVACAPLMTQGGSIVALDFDNRQAWPIYDWMGVCKAAMEATVRYLARDLGPKGIRVNALAAGPLATVAAKGIPGFKALAQYWGKQAPLGWSDKDSHDHVAKTACALLSDWLSSTTGEMIHVDGGYHAVGAPPVDSVEAPEGVPATPAPKEG, from the coding sequence ATGCTCCTCCAGGGCAAGAAGCTGCTCATCACCGGTGTGCTCACCCCGCAGTCGCTGGCGTTTGGTGTCGCGGAGCACGCGATCGCGCAGGGCGCGGAGGTCATCCTCACCGGCTTTGGCCGGGCGAAGTCCCTCACCGAGCGCAGCGCGAAGCGGCTCAAGCCCGGCACGGAGGTGCTGGAGCTGGACGTGACGAACCCGGCGCACTTCCCGGCGCTCACGGAGGCCCTCAAGGCGAAGTGGGGCCGCGTGGACGGCGTGCTGCACGCCATCGCGTACGCGCCGGAGGACGCGCTGGGCGGCAACTTCCTCCACACGCCGTGGGAGAGCGTGCAGACCGCGTTCCGCATCTCCGCGTTCTCCGTGAAGGAGCTGGCCGTGGCGTGCGCCCCGCTGATGACGCAGGGCGGCTCCATCGTCGCGCTGGACTTCGACAACCGTCAGGCGTGGCCCATCTACGATTGGATGGGTGTGTGCAAGGCGGCCATGGAGGCCACGGTGCGCTATCTGGCGCGCGACCTGGGCCCCAAGGGCATCCGCGTCAACGCGCTGGCGGCGGGGCCGCTGGCCACCGTGGCGGCCAAGGGCATCCCGGGCTTCAAGGCGCTGGCCCAGTACTGGGGCAAGCAGGCCCCGCTGGGCTGGAGCGACAAGGACAGCCATGACCACGTGGCCAAGACGGCCTGTGCCCTTCTGTCGGATTGGCTGTCCTCCACCACGGGAGAGATGATTCACGTGGACGGCGGCTACCACGCGGTGGGCGCGCCTCCCGTCGACTCCGTGGAGGCACCCGAAGGGGTCCCCGCGACCCCTGCGCCCAAGGAAGGCTGA
- a CDS encoding chemotaxis protein CheB has protein sequence MSSKKPIRVLVVDDSPTMANTLTALLTEEPRIEVVGRAADGNRAVQLARLLRPDVITMDLLLPGLDGPAAIGHIMSQAPARILVVSAVAEQRGVDLGFQAMSAGALELIGKPNVTNADELRRWGRELAHSVCLMAEVPVISRRPRAAPPPPMPSGARVDVFGLVASTGGPPALAEVLSKLPRDLPVPVLIAQHITVGFTQGMVRWLSQVCELQVGMARDGERLEPGRVYFPMDGHDLLVDSVGLARLQRSHGGPCPNGDVLLSSLAMAYGRRSGGGVLTGMGEDGARGLLAIRHAGGVTLAQDEASSVVYGMPRAAVELKATDGGTPLSLVADLILQSCQRPSFRPSRGPEGGAR, from the coding sequence GTGAGCTCCAAGAAGCCCATTCGCGTGCTCGTGGTGGACGACTCGCCCACCATGGCCAACACGCTCACCGCGCTGCTCACGGAGGAGCCGCGCATCGAAGTGGTGGGGCGGGCCGCGGACGGCAACCGCGCCGTGCAGCTGGCGCGCCTGCTGCGCCCCGACGTCATCACCATGGACCTGCTGCTGCCCGGCCTGGATGGCCCGGCGGCCATCGGGCACATCATGTCCCAGGCGCCCGCGCGCATCCTGGTGGTGAGCGCGGTGGCGGAGCAGCGCGGCGTGGACCTGGGCTTCCAGGCGATGAGCGCCGGAGCGCTGGAGCTCATCGGCAAGCCCAACGTCACCAACGCGGACGAGCTGCGCCGGTGGGGCCGGGAGCTGGCCCACTCCGTGTGCCTGATGGCGGAGGTGCCCGTCATCTCCCGCCGCCCGCGCGCCGCGCCGCCGCCGCCCATGCCCAGCGGGGCGCGGGTGGACGTGTTCGGCCTGGTCGCCTCCACCGGGGGGCCGCCCGCGCTGGCGGAGGTGCTGTCCAAGCTGCCGCGCGACCTGCCGGTGCCCGTGCTCATCGCGCAGCACATCACCGTGGGCTTCACCCAGGGCATGGTGCGCTGGCTGTCCCAGGTGTGCGAGCTGCAGGTGGGCATGGCGCGCGACGGCGAGCGGCTGGAGCCGGGGCGCGTGTACTTCCCGATGGATGGCCATGACCTGCTGGTGGACAGCGTGGGGCTGGCCCGGTTGCAGCGCAGCCACGGCGGCCCCTGTCCCAATGGGGACGTGCTGCTCAGCTCGCTGGCCATGGCGTATGGCCGGCGCAGCGGCGGCGGCGTCCTCACCGGCATGGGCGAGGACGGCGCGCGGGGGCTGCTGGCCATCCGCCACGCGGGAGGCGTCACCCTGGCCCAGGACGAGGCGTCCAGCGTCGTCTACGGCATGCCGCGCGCCGCCGTGGAGCTGAAGGCCACCGACGGGGGCACGCCGCTGTCCCTGGTGGCGGACCTCATCCTCCAGAGCTGCCAGCGCCCGTCGTTCCGTCCCTCGCGAGGCCCGGAGGGCGGGGCCCGGTGA
- a CDS encoding chemotaxis protein CheW — translation MKGTPRMVDEALESETRELLARRAARLREQGESVVEEAVHWIAEFPLGEERYALPLESLRAALPLRMVTPVPLSAPAVIGVLRFQGQVVSALSLASLLGGHGWRQDPAVLLVVDRGDGELCALDCEAIPRPTTLPLASVEAARVRAEGPVVEVFTQDRQLIHLIDPKRLFATPDTGGRHAR, via the coding sequence ATGAAGGGGACGCCGCGGATGGTGGACGAGGCCCTGGAGTCAGAGACGCGCGAGCTGCTGGCGCGCCGGGCCGCGCGTCTGCGCGAGCAGGGCGAGTCGGTCGTGGAGGAGGCGGTCCATTGGATCGCCGAGTTCCCGCTGGGCGAGGAGCGCTACGCGCTGCCCCTGGAGTCCCTGCGCGCGGCCCTGCCGCTGCGCATGGTGACGCCCGTGCCGCTGTCGGCGCCCGCCGTCATCGGCGTGCTGCGCTTCCAGGGACAGGTGGTGTCCGCGCTCAGCCTGGCGTCGCTCCTGGGCGGCCACGGGTGGCGGCAGGACCCGGCGGTGCTGCTGGTGGTGGACCGCGGGGACGGCGAGCTGTGCGCGCTGGACTGCGAGGCCATCCCGCGCCCCACCACGCTGCCGCTCGCGTCGGTGGAGGCCGCGCGCGTGCGGGCGGAGGGGCCGGTGGTGGAGGTCTTCACCCAGGACCGGCAGCTCATCCACCTCATCGACCCGAAGCGCCTGTTCGCCACGCCCGACACGGGGGGGCGCCATGCCCGTTGA